CTCTGAATGGGGAGGAAGGGGAGTTTGTTTCCCCTCGGGCTCTGATGCACCTGTGCACCTGTTGAGAGGAACACTGTGTCAAAAGAGGTCATGCTATTTCACCCATTGGAATACATTACGTGCAGTTCACCTTGCAATCATAGCACAAACACAAAACCAGTTTACGACCAGAAAATGAATTTGAATATTTaagtaacatttatttaactaggaaattcagttaagaacaaattcttattttacaatgacggcctaaaatGATGTCATTACAACGTCATGTGTCAAATTTTGCCTGCTGGGCTATTAATCTTCTTCTTTAAAGTTAGCTACCCTAACCCTACTCACATGGAGGGGTGGTAGCGGCTCTCCTCCCCGTCCAAGATGCCGTGGTAGGTGCCGATTTCCAGCTCCAGACGCATTTTGTTTCCCAGCAACGTCTCATAGTCGCGACGCTGTTGTTCGACGTCGCCGTGGACGTCACCCAGCTCCGACTCCAGCTTGCCGATGACGGATCCCAGGTTCTGCAGCTCGATGTCGTGCCAATGCCTGGCGTCATTCAGGGAGTTCCCCAGACCTCGCTTCTGTTGAAGCAATAAGAACAACACGAAGGATCAGGACAGAATTCAACTGTAAATACCCACAAAGAAACATGCTTCATATCGCACAAAACAGCAAAAAATATTTATTGAGATGAAAATGTCCACAATATATCAGTCTTTGAGAACGGGTGTGTTGGGAGGTGTGCCGGCTTTGAAGCAGTTGACACCTCCAACCCCCCTGTGCTCTGATAGACTCAGTTTGGGCCTGCAGACTCTGGATCTTACAGCCAGCATCACAATGCGTACGTACCAGTGCTCTGATAGACTCAGTTTGGGCCTGCAGACTCTGGATCTTACAGCCAGCATCACAATGCGTACGTACCAGTGCTCTGATAGACTCAGTTTGGGCCTGCAGACTCTGGATCTTACAGCCAGCATCACAATGCGTACGTACCAGTGCTCTGATAGACTCAGTTTGGGCCTGCAGACTCTGGATCTTACAGCCAGCATCGTTACACTCTGTCTTCAGActctccagctcctcctcctcacGGCTCAGTTTACTGCCCACACTCTCCGCCTGCTGaactcacacacatatacacgcacacatatacacacacacacacacacacacgcatacaaatGTACAGCCGTCAAAGAGCAGgtgtatttcctttgttttgactGGCCCTTTTAGTAAACACAATAAACCTCAACCTGACCTCAGAATAGATAAACAACTGACAGACAAATGTAAATAAATGTCAAGTACACATCTGTTTAAAAGTAAATGGTTGTTTTACCCCTTGTTTATTCAGGTGTTATAGCTTGTACAGATGGGGCACAACATTATGAATTTACCTTGCATTCCAGATAGGCGTCGGTCTCGGCACGGTTCTTCTCGATGACTCTTTCCCAGTGGGAGCGAATGTAGGCCAGTATCTGGTCCAGATTGGTCTCAATGGGAGCGTCCAGCTCGTCCATCTCGCCACCTGCCATCTGCTTGTAGAGCACCCTCACGTCCTGTAGGGGGCAGCAtaacacaacactaacacacCGGATTCACATAATCAACTAAATGATCTTGATTTTAGATAACAATTAGCTCGATGAGGTGTAGTCTCTCACTCTGTGGAGGCAAATGATTGTCAGTGGAACATTTGTCATAACACTTGAAACCCCACAAGAAAGGAATCCTATGAAAATGTTAGCAGTTAGGGTTTCATATGTGCCGTATTTATTCCTATGCTGGGTAAGTAAACTAAATGAATATCCCAAAATTGTCTTGTGTATTCTAAGTGAGAAAAATCCTGTTAGCTTGGTATTCTGACTGGTTTATGAGCTTTATTCCTTCATGCTGGACCCACCTCCTCGTGGTTGCAGGCCAAGTCCCGAAGCTCAGCCCTCATGCTGTCCATCTGGCTCTCCAGGTCCGACTTGGTCAGGTTGGCGTCgtcaatcaccttgtacagagaGCTGATCTCTTCCTCCATCGCCTTCCTGAACGGCTGTTCATTCTCATACCTACAGGACGACAGAAGGAAACGGAGACAGAGTGAAACTCGAAAGTCAAGGAGATCTCCTCGATTCCCTAGGTACTGACATTTTgggaaggaggtgaggagagagggtgtgaggggatgaggagagaggatgcaaggaggtgaagagagaggatgcaaggatgtgaggagagaggaggtgaggagagaggatgctaggaggtgaggagag
The sequence above is a segment of the Oncorhynchus nerka isolate Pitt River linkage group LG20, Oner_Uvic_2.0, whole genome shotgun sequence genome. Coding sequences within it:
- the LOC115103374 gene encoding phakinin-like, yielding MPLPRRRSSFLNQPAAKERPGSANTRVGTAGITNAPRGVFVGTAPTGVASSMGTRVSRRALGISSVFLQGLRCTAVPVMPHGVGPGGRQYPGGAESLNSCLMEYRDKVHALEQLNQQLEEQIKHCLDRKVSSAGAWGPLRQDWEDVYRHVSESILANARLMLQTENVQANAEDFKDRYENEQPFRKAMEEEISSLYKVIDDANLTKSDLESQMDSMRAELRDLACNHEEDVRVLYKQMAGGEMDELDAPIETNLDQILAYIRSHWERVIEKNRAETDAYLECKQAESVGSKLSREEEELESLKTECNDAGCKIQSLQAQTESIRALVRTHCDAGCKIQSLQAQTESIRALVRTHCDAGCKIQSLQAQTESIRALKRGLGNSLNDARHWHDIELQNLGSVIGKLESELGDVHGDVEQQRRDYETLLGNKMRLELEIGTYHGILDGEESRYHPSMCTGASEPEGKQTPLPPHSEPSGSPALQGSNTSSP